A window of Catharus ustulatus isolate bCatUst1 chromosome 25, bCatUst1.pri.v2, whole genome shotgun sequence contains these coding sequences:
- the TBC1D22B gene encoding TBC1 domain family member 22B has translation MAAESGRQFWKRSAKLPGSIQPVYGAQHPPLDSRLTKNFIKDRSKASGLPMKSKKASSFHEFARSTSDAWDIGDDEDEDFSSSSSSSLQTLNSKVAKATAAQVLENHSKLRVKPERCQAALGELPTNCKVIKSSSEAQLSRTSEEACVRSPLQKQQSLPLRPVIPLVARISDQNASGAPPMTVREKTRLEKFRQLLSSHNTDLDELRKCSWPGVPREVRPVTWRLLSGYLPANSERRKLTLQRKREEYFGFIQQYYDSRNEEHHQDTYRQIHIDIPRTNPLIPLFQQPLVQEIFERILFIWAIRHPASGYVQGINDLVTPFFVVFLSEHVEEDVENFDVTNLSQDVLRSIEADSFWCMSKLLDGIQDNYTFAQPGIQKKVKALEELVSRIDEQVHNHFRKYEVEYLQFAFRWMNNLLMRELPLRCTIRLWDTYQSEPEGFSHFHLYVCAAFLIKWRKEILDEEDFQGLLMLLQNLPTIHWGNEEIGLLLAEAYRLKYMFADAPNHYRR, from the exons ATGGCGGCCGAGAGCGGCAGGCAGTTCTGGAAGCGGAGCGCCAAGCTGCCGGGCAG CATTCAGCCTGTCTATGGAGCACAGCATCCTCCACTGGATTCCAGGCTCACCAAAAA CTTCATCAAGGACCGCTCCAAGGCCAGTGGGCTGCCCATGAAAAGCAAGAAGGCCTCGAGCTTCCACGAGTTTGCTCGCAGCACCAGCGACGCCTGGGACATCGGCGATGACGAAGACGAggatttctcctcctcctcctcatcctctttgCAAACTCTGAACTCTAAAGTGGCCAAGGCCACGGCAGCACAGGTTCTGGAGAACCACAGCAAGCTGAGGGTGAAGCCTGAGCGgtgccaggctgccctgggtgAGCTCCCCACCAACTgcaaggtcatcaagtccagcaGTGAGGCCCAGCTCTCCAGGACCTCTG AGGAGGCCTGTGTGAGGAGCcccctgcagaagcagcagtccCTCCCCCTGCGGCCTGTCATTCCCCTCGTGGCTCGAATCTCTGACCAAAACGCCTCCGGGGCTCCCCCCATGACCGTGCGGGAGAAAACGCGCCTGGAGAAGTTCCGGCAGCTCCTGTCCAGCCACAACACCGACCTGG ATGAGCTGAGAAAGTGCAGCTGGCCTGGTGTGCCCAGAGAGGTGCGGCCTGTGACCTGGAGACTGCTGTCA GGCTATCTCCCTGCCAACTCGGAGCGCCGCAAGCTGACCCTGCAGCGCAAGAGGGAGGAGTACTTTGGTTTCATCCAGCAGTACTACGACTCCCGGAACGAGGAGCACCACCAGGACACCTACAGACAG ATCCACATTGACATTCCAAGGACCAACCCACTCATTCCCCTCTTCCAGCAGCCACTTGTCCAGGAG ATTTTTGAGAGAATCCTGTTTATCTGGGCCATTCGCCACCCAGCCAGCGGCTATGTGCAGGGCATCAATGACCTGGTCACCCCGTTCTTTGTTGTGTTCCTCTCTGAGCACGTGG AGGAGGATGTGGAAAACTTTGACGTGACAAACCTGTCGCAGGATGTTCTACGGAGCATCGAAGCCGACAGCTTCTGGTGCATGAGCAAGCTGCTGGATGGGATCCAG GACAATTACACCTTTGCACAGCCAGGGATCCAGAAGAAAGTGAaagccctggaggagctggtgagCAGGATCGATG AGCAGGTACATAATCACTTTAGGAAGTACGAGGTCGAGTACCTGCAGTTTGCCTTTCGCTGGATGAACAACCTGCTGAtgagggagctgcccctccgCTGCACCATCCGCCTCTGGGACACCTACCAG TCAGAGCCAGAAGGATTCTCCCATTTCCACCTGTACGTCTGCGCTGCCTTCTTGATCAAGTGGCGGAAGGAGATCCTGGATGAGGAAGATTTCCAA GGCCTTTTGATGTTGCTACAGAACCTGCCCACGATACACTGGGGTAATGAAGAGattgggctgctgctggctgaagCCTACAGACTCAAGTACATGTTTGCAGATGCCCCGAACCATTACCGCCGATAG
- the PHTF1 gene encoding protein PHTF1, with product MACRDAISWYQKKIGAYDQQIWEKAVEQTQMKGFKNKPKKKGHIQPDLIDVDLISGSTFAKAKPEIPWTSLTRKGIVRVVFFPLFSQWWIQVTSQRIFMWLLVLYVMQVVAVVLYFMVPVVSASEVMGPLCLMLLLGTVHCQIVSTQVNRPAGNNGLSRRRRKLRKPVGVDGNSWSPPDRSSREEQSGSASLLTNLSSLLFHRRNRRVKLVAEKGTETESAVSAQGDGIKPRQARCEHRLLHSKEKSKLSDGEKSHQDDGTNRDGVSDELSSEEDAEATAQRILLHHSMEGASSDNSYEEKRKRPLVSLKQAVSQVKQALKGARDSDSVVESELESTLYRQDPRACLSVAPRSCSVSRRDSESTRRDSESTRQDSETEDMLWDDLLHGPECRSSGTSDSEERCARDSRRDPKEDVFQQNHLFWLQNTSPASAKVSALIWEGNDCKKVDMSVLEISGIIMSRVNAHQQGVGYQMLGNIITIGLAFLPFLYRLFRTDNLEQLCSISLMELLHIFCGAPASPTVLILSAINFLERLCLTWMFFFMMCVAERTYKQRFLFAKLFSHITSARKARKYEIPHFRLKKVENIKIWLSLRSYLKRRGPQRSVDVVVSSVFLLALSIAFICCAQVLKGHKTFLSAAYNWEFLMWEAALLLFLLRLASLGSETNKKYSNISILLTEQINLYLKMEKKPNKKEQLSLVNNVLKLSTKLLKELDSPFRLYGLTMNPLIYNITRVVILSAVSGVISDLLGFNIRLWKIKP from the exons GCTCTACCTTTGCCAAAGCCAAGCCTGAAATTCCCTGGACGTCTCTGACGAGGAAGGGAATTGTGAGAGTGGTGTTCTTCCCCTTGTTCAGCCAGTGGTGGATACAGGTCACTTCCCAACGTATTTTTATGTGGCTCCTGGTGCTCTATGTTATGCAAG TTGTAGCAGTGGTGCTGTACTTCATGGTGCCTGTTGTGAGTGCCAGTGAAGTGATGGGACCCCTGTGCCttatgctgctgctggggacagttcACTGCCAGATCGTGTCCACCCAGGTGAACAGACCTGCAGGGAACAATGGGCTGAGCCGGCGCCGCAG GAAGTTACGCAAGCCTGTGGGTGTGGATGGGAACAGTTGGTCTCCTCCTGAcagaagcagcagggaagagcagtCTGGCTCTGCATCTCTGCTGACCAATTTATCCAGCCTGCTCTTCCACAGGAG GAATAGAAGAGTGAAGCTGGTAGCTGAGAAAGGAACTGAGACAGAGAGTGCTGTGAGTGCTCAGGGTGATGGCATCAAACCCAGACAGGCCAGATGTGAACACAGGCTGCTGCACTCCAAAGAGAAAAGTAAACTTTCTGATGGGGAGAAGAGCCATCAG GATGATGGCACCAACAGGGATGGTGTTTCTGACGAGCTGTCCAGCGAGGAGGATGCTGAGGCCACAGCACAAAGGATCCTGTTGCACCACAGCATGGAAGGGGCTTCCAGTGACAACAGCTatgaggagaagaggaagaggccTCTGGTTTCTCTCAAGCAGGCTGTCTCACAG GTCAAGCAAGCCCTGAAAGGTGCCAGAGACTCTGACAGTGTTGTGGAGTCTGAGCTGGAATCCACATTATACAGGCAG GACCCCAGGGCGTGCCTGAGTGTGGCGCCGCGGAGCTGCAGCGTGAGCCGGCGGGACTCGGAGAGCACCCGGCGGGACTCGGAGAGCACCAGGCAGGACTCAGAGACCGAGGACATGCTGTGGGACGATCTCCTGCACGGCCCCGAGTGCCGCTCGTCCGGCACCAGCGACAGCGAGGAGCGCTGCGCCAGGGACTCCCGCAGGGACCCCAAGGAAGATGTGTTCCAGCAG AACCATCTGTTTTGGCTGCAGAACACCAGCCCAGCATCTGCCAAAGTGAGTGCTCTGATCTGGGAAGGCAATGACTGCAAGAAGGTGGACATGTCTGTGCTGGAGATCAGTGGCATTATCATGAGCAGG GTTAATGCCCACCAGCAAGGAGTGGGGTATCAAATGCTGGGAAACATCATCACCATCGGCTTGGCCTTCCTGCCGTTCCTGTACAGACTGTTCCGCACGGAcaacctggagcagctctgctccatttCCCTGATGGAGCTTCTGCACATCTTCTGTggagcccctgccagccccactgtGCTCATCCTATCTGCCATCAACTTCCTGGAAAGGCTGTGCTTAACCtggatgtttttcttcatgATGTGTGTTGCTGAGAGAACCTACAAACAG AGGTTTTTGTTTGCCAAGCTCTTCAGCCACATTACATCTGCTCGGAAAGCCAGGAAATACGAGATCCCTCACTTCAGGCTCAAGAAGGTGGAGAACATCAAGATCTGGTTATCCCTTCGCTCCTACCTGAAG AGACGAGGCCCCCAGAGGTCTGTGGATGTTGTGGTGTCCTCAGTCTTTTTACTGGCTCTTTCAATTGCTTTTatctgctgtgcccag GTTCTTAAGGGTCACAAAACCTTTCTGAGTGCAGCTTACAACTGGGAGTTCCTGATGTGGGaggcagcactgctcctctTTCTGCTACGTCTGGCATCTCTGGGCTCTGAGACCAACAAGAAATACAGCAACATTTCCATCCTGCTCACTGAGCAG ATCAACTTGTACCTGAAGATGGAGAAGAAGCCAAACAAGAAGGAGCAGCTGTCTCTGGTAAACAATGTGCTGAAACTGTCCACAAAGCTGCTGAAG gagctggataGTCCATTCAGGCTCTATGGACTGACCATGAACCCACTGATCTACAACATCACACGGGTTGTCATCCTCTCTGCTGTCTCAGGAGTGATCAGTGACCTGCTGGGATTCAATATCAGA ttatGGAAAATTAAACCATGA